AAAACTCCTTTGACCGGGTCTGACCGCCTACGTTGCCTGCCACGTCGGTTCTCCTCACTCCcagcctcctctctctctcccacccgcccctcccctgttccggCCTACGGCCGTCCTCcagcggcgccgcccctgccccccgGCGGCTCCGCTCCCCTCCCGGCGCCGGGCAGCGAGGCAATGCGGCgacgggcgagcgggcggccggcACGGACGGCGGACCCTCCTTGTGGCTCGGCGGCCTGCGCgcgcgccatggcggccggctaccctcctccctccccatcgcctccctccctcttctccATGCCGGCAAGCTCGGCCACGACGGTGGAGACCATGGCCGCAGCGGTGGAGGCCGCGCGAGATCCGGCCTCCCTACCGCGCCGGCCGTGCGGAGAGGAGCGGCCGCAGCGGGCCAAGCGCGATGACGGGCGGAGCACGCGGTGCCCAAGCGCGACGGCAGGCGGAGCGCGCGGCAGGCcaagcggcggcgaggcaggcggCAGAGGTGCGCGCACGGGCGGCCGGCTGGAGCGCCGCGGGCGgtgcggaggcgacggcggctcgCCCTTCCCCTGCTCCAGCGGTGTCGACGTCGGGCGCGCggcgtgcggcagcggcggcggacgcggacGCCATGGCCGCAGCTCTACGCCGAGCACGGAGCTCGCGCGCGCAGATGaggacggcggggcggccgTCCAGCGGCATCCGGGCGTGGGAGGAGGCGGGAAGGAACTGGCGTATGcgggcccctcctccctcgccggcggcggcctcgtccCTCGTCGAGTTCCGCCGGCCTCGCTCCTCGAGTAGCAAGTTGCGAGCTGGAGCGGGAGCGAAGCGGATCCACCGGCGGGGCGCAGAGCAAgcggtgggggcggcgcggagctcttGGCGGGAGCTGGGGTGGTGCGCGGGACCGCCTGCGGTGGTGCGGAGCAGGTGGCGTGGGACAGGGCGGGGGCGGCCAGGGACGGCAGTGGCGGGGGTGGGGGCGGTGCTCGACGGCGGCTCGGGACGGCGAGGACGGgggccgcgctcgccggcagCTTGGgacagcggcgacggcgctccGGGCGGCCTTGGACGGCGGTGGCAGGGGCAATGCTTTACGGCGGCCTCGGCGCCTCctcgcgccggccatcctcctccccggcggccaTCCCCACGTGCGACGGAGCAAGGGCGTAGGAGGCGAGTAGGGGCCGGAACCGGGGAGGGGcgggtgggagagagagagaggaggctgGGAGTGAGGAGAACCGACGTGGCAGGCCACGTAGGCGGTCAGACCCGGTCAAAGGGGTTTTGGACCTCCAGTGACACTTAAATAGATTAGGGGGCCGAATTTGTATTTtcggagttcgtggacctacttgacacaccctcactagtttaagggccccagtgcattttactcttttttttaccCGTACTCCTGAACCCGACACGGCGGTtagggatggcaatgggtaTTTGAAATCGAAACTCGAAGGGTTTTTACTCCATTAGAGTACGGATTTGAGTCAACTTTTAGATCTGTGGATTTGTTAATGGATACAAAATCCTACCTGTTGGGTTCATGGACACGAGTTTGTTCCTACGATACCCAAACCCGCAAACCCATCGGTTTTTTAAACCTGATCCAGCCTAGTACAATTGTTATTTttatttatgatttttcaaTAAACTTAATATCCGTTCTCTCCCACTTTTTATTTTGATGAACTCTCAATGTTGCTTTGCAGTTATAGTGTTTTTATATGCATATAATGGATTGATGGTTTTGTTTGGTGTTATGAACATTGAATATAAAACttgatatttatatttatattttctcTATTAATTATCAGTGAACAATAGATTTCTTGCTCATCATGTATTTCAGTACGCTATAAAATTGATGCTTATTATATTAAACTTATTGATTATGATAAATATTAGTATAATAAACTATAGACCCATGGGCGACCCTGGGTACCTGCTAACCCGATGAGTACGTATTTGGGTATAAAATTAAACCCGCGACAGATAATAAATTTTTTAACGAGTTTATATTGTATTCGCGGTACGGATTTGGGCAAGTAAAACTCAGCAGCAGATTTAGACCCGTCGTCATCCCTAACGGCGGTTGGGCCGGCCGGAGTACGAGGACGTCAGGTTCATGATTCGCCGCGTCGGGCGATCCGGTGCGCTGCAGCACGCACCAGGCCCAGGcgcccggatccgccgcccAGTCTCGGGCAGGGATCACCGCAAGGAGCCACAGCCACCACCCATGCCTGACAGCGATCGTATAAATCAACAGATAATGCTGTGATTTACCATCTGTACATACAGGAACCTGTATTTACAAGTGATTCGTGTTCAACAGCTCGGTCGGCTGCTCATCAGCGTGCGAGTTCCTGGCCTCACGTGCCGTGCTACACTCTCCAATCTGACCGCCTTCCAACCTGTACTCTCTGGCAGAAAACTCAAAATCCGCTTTTTCGCTTCGGAAATCACCGTCGGGAGCTCCGGCAGGCTCGTCTTCCTCGGCATCTTCGGAATCGAAgctatcgtcgtcgtcgtcgacttCTCCGGGGTAAAAATCGCCAGCTTCGTCTTTGGAGTCAGGGTAATTGGCCTCGTCGTACACGGGGTCATTGCTGTCGCTGCCGTCGAGCGAGGTCCCGCCCTCGGCGGTGGCACCGGCGACCTTGTTGTCAAAGCGCTTGAGGTAGGCCTCGTCATCCTCATCCTGCGCAGCAGCAAAAGTTGTGAAGAAGGTTTACAAAATTCCAACAGCAGGACATTGACGGAATGGTACAATCAGTTGACTTCACTTGACCACGCATGTACAGCCGTAATGTTCAGCATTCTCGGTGCTCACCTCCATGTCTTCCTCGTCGCTCGAGTACGCGGAGTCCAGCTTGGCATACAGCTCCTCGTCCCCTTGCTCCTTCACGCCCTCCATTTggacctgcaaaaaaaaaaaaatcaaaaggatGCCATGGCATCATGTATCCAGTatatttttagataaaggaatatTTCAGTATTCCGACTGCGTATCCAATATATAAATGAATAATAAATAGTTCACTCTGACCAAATCGGTTGGGTAGTTGTACATACCAGTTCCGCTTTCAGCTGCTCCACCTTTTTGTTCAACTTGGCAAAGTGACGACTCAGGGCCTGTCAGGGTTTCAAGGAATGGAACAAGTGAAGGGAAAGGGATGGAGATGAATGAGCATTTTACTATCACGAAAACATATGCCAGATGAATAACAGTAAGTCAAACAGAATATGAACCGATAATGTGACAATATGTTCCTAGTTTTTGAACACCTAACCTGTTCCCCTTGTTTTCAAACATATAACATAGATTGAACTGCTCCTTTGTTTTCAAACACCTAACTAGACTGAACTTGAGGAACCCAGCACAATAAGATATAAATAGTACCTGGTGTCTCTGAAGCTCAATGGATCTAGCTAGAGCCTTCCGCTTGGACAAGAGATTCCTCGGTCGGAGCGTCGAAGGGCGTTTGTAGTTCTTCCTGCGGAACACAACAATGGCGTAGCCTTTGGAGACTTTGTCCACAGAAACTAAAATACCACCGCTTTCAGCTTCAAGTGACAATGCTGTCTGCTTGACTTCTGTAAAAGATTTTGATTTCACTAAAATCTTTACTAATTCCCTGTACTTCCAGTGCAAGTGCATGTTTTCAATCGTGCCATCAAATACTCCTCTTCTGCCTGAAAGCGGTGAGAAGAACAAACTTTAGAAACTGGAGCCAAAGAAAAAAGTGATACAGGGGCCAAGGAAACTATATCTCATGGGAGTAAATAACTGCTCAGATTGcaacaaaaaaacaaagaaacttGCTGATCCTTCCATAAAAAAGAAAGGGATTGCAAGGTGGAGGATTGTTTTTTTGCTACTcctttcttcttaatacaaagatacacagctctcctgcgtgttcgagaaacaAAAAGGAAAGGGATTGCAAGGAATGAGTAGTATGATCCAAATAGGTTTTCTATCACTAAAGAATGCAAAGGAAATACAATGACCCTTAAAATGTTGACATAGTTTACTCCCTCCGTAACTTTCTATTTGATATTTTAGGGATGGAGAAGTGTATGTTTTATTTGATGGTACAAGAGTTATACAGTAGAGAATACACATAGGTTCATCTTCCGAAATAGCCCCTACCACACTTAGTATGTGCTACTTGTACGAAAATCAATTCATTATTTGGTTACTAAGATAAAAAAAATGGATAGTTGACTTGAAGAGGCAAGCAAGCTGACAAAAATGCAATATGGCATATGGTCATCTTGTGCCTGTTGCTCTTTTCCTAATAAGTGTGCAAAAgtccaacaaaaaaaatataagagAAAGAAGGAAATACCAAGGAGCAGAAATGCCTTCATCCTTAGACCAAGTTTCCGAAACATGAACCTCTCTTCATCTGTTATTGTTTCAGGCGGCTTGGAACCTTCAGTTGGATTGAGGGCTGTCTCGACTTTTCCTAGTACCCTTTCAGCTTTGTCCATCTTTTTTTGTGCCTGTACATAAATGAAATGTAATCAGATCAATTCACATTGCATATCATGCATCATCAAGTGCATTTTATATGAAACATGCAAGCATTTTAACACATAAACTTAGTTGAAATGTCAGTGCACTAAATTACTTGCAGTTTAAATTGTGCACCAGATTTCTTCAAAAACAATTGTGCATCAGCACTGTGATGAAAAAAAATGAGCTAGGTCAACTTCCCTACTAGTTCTCAAGTTATATATGacagaaaaaaattgaattagGACATAATATGGTAATTTTCATTTCTAAATTAGAGTGTAATCCATACTCCATATTGTGATAGTTAATTTAGAAATATTGATGGACAGATTAAAAAGACTACTTTATTCACAAAACATAGCTCAGATAAGATGGATTCAAACATAGTGAGCTTAGATTATTCAAACTTGGGTCACTTACAAGTGCAAGCTTCCACTCTAGCTTTCGCACAAGGTCAGCATGTCTTGCAGCTGCAACTGTTCTTGCCATCTTGTCCGGATGATCCTCATCCAGTTTATTTCCATATTTAGAGTTAGCCTCAAGAGTCTCTTCTAGAGTACCAGCTAAAGTAGGTTGTACATATGCGTCAATGCTCGAAGAAAATGAAGACACTGCCTTTAATCGtgcttcctcttcatcttgtaTGGACTTTGCTAATCTTTCTCTTTCTAGAAGCACCTCTGCAAGTTCTGAGGACAAGAAATCCTTCCCTCTGTAGAAGACTATATATTCGTTGTTCCTTGACAGCATTACACCACCTGTTAATTTCTGAGGTGGACCAAAAGAATATTAACTATGAATCATTAGTTCAATATAGAAGGCCTACCTAAAAACCTGGAGAAATGGAAAGGTGAAAAGAAACACAGAAACAGCAGGATAAAAGACTGTTCTCTATAACCAGGATCCAAAATGTAAATTTAGGGCTTCCTAGAAGATATGGTTTGTTTCTTGCAAAAAACAGCCAAACTTTTATTGAGCAAGAGCCCAAAAGATTTCATACACAGCGCATGCCATTCATTTAGCAAAGACTACAAACTTCAAGGTGCACAAACAGACaagtatgaaaataaaataaaataaaataaactagaagCACTTCTGTTGCACTTATGGATCCATAATGCACTATTGCTAATGATCAATGAACATTTCTAACTAGTAACTAGGCACTAAGCTGTACATATGCtaaacaaatttctaacaagttgcagtgggtgtgcgtgtgtgtgttggGTCTCTGTATACTCTCTTCTCTACTGTTAATACACTGATACACAGCACTCCTGCATATTTgaggaaaaaaaaattctaacaagaaacACTTTCTATACTCACTTTGATATCTTCAGCCATCCTCTCACTGGTGGTAAGTTGTACCCCTCTCTTCAAAGCAATTTTAGCAATTGAACTTTTCTCCCACAGCTTGACCATAGCATTGGCTAAGCCTTGCAGTTGTCTGCTTCGCCCTAACATCCATCAATAAGTGGAAAATCAAAACACAATAGCACAATTGATCAATAAAAGCTCAAAGTTTACTAAAGCAATAGAGTTACCAAGAGCAAAGTGAGGGGGCAGTCCCCGGGCAAGACGGCGTAAATTGGTCATGTCCCTTCGGCTAAGAGATGGCCGAACACTGTACGGAAGAACTCTGAAAGGGGGCTTGTAACCTGGAATAGTTGCAGGAAGCAAATCTGCATCCACTGGTAATGGATCAGATCCAGGCCAGTCACTGTACCTTGGGCCAAGTTCATCCAATAGCTTGTCAATTTCATCTTCATACTTGATTTCTGGCGCTTGTTCAACTATTTCCTCTTTCCCAGTATTAGCAATAAGAGTTCCATTGCTATCTTGTGCGCTGTCCACTTTCTCAGCAGGTCGTAAGGAAGAACTCGGAGACCCTTTAACTGAGGGCTTCATACCAAGGGACTGCGAAACCTTGTTTGACCCCTTCGCCGATTCAGCTTCATCATAGTCTATTCCCCTGTACAGAGAAACTGAAGTCCCTGACCTCCATATTACCAAGCCTCCTGTTTTTCTCTAATCACCGACCAACAATACACAAAGAAATAAGGGGGAAATGATGTCAGATTACAAGTACTTCAAGATAGTTCagaaaacttgagtttagaatCAGTCAACTCGCCTCTATATTCAACTTATTCTTTCTCTTTCTGGGAACAGTTCAGTTTTTTGTAATAAAAAGAGGCAACAGAGATTCAAAAAGTATGGTGGTTTTTAAAAGATCTAATTTTAAACCAAACCCATCAATTTGTGCTATAAATATACTGCACTAGTTTATCTAAACATCCCATGATATGATCAGCATTTTTAATGCAATTTTCCTAGCAACTTTTGTCAAGTCGAATAAACAATAGCAATAGGATGTTGAATGCTGTTTCTAACTCAATTCTACAGTGGTAAAGAACCACAATAGGTGAAACTATAATCATTAGAAACTTTCAAGCACTACAAATATGCAATTCATCATTACTCTGTCTTGCACCAAAAGTAACCAAAAGCTTTATGATATAATGTGGTAACTACAGCAAACACCCAAAATGCATACATTTTCAGTGCAGAAAACCTTGGACCTTCGGGTGATGAAGGTAAAAGATGGCATAGAGGAGTTTGAACAATGTAGATTGGTAGAGTCGGCTGGTGATTATAATTCTCTCCTTAGCATTGATTGTAAACTGTAACAGACTACCGATCATTTCCGAATTTGTCTCAAGACAAGTTAACATTGTTCTTCTCCTTGTTAATGTGCAAACGTGTGCAATCTTCTTTTGTATTCTCAGAGAAAATGCTAAAACCACAGTAATTATGCACTGCCTAGGCAGGGTGCAAGCTAATTCTAAAAAGCACCAGCATACTTCCAGTAAGCTACATTTGCAGCTCTAGTCGGTTCAAGTAGTTTATAGTTTATACACGTGAATGGGAGCTACGCAAGCACAATTTCAGTGGAATCCGTGACACCCACCTCGAGTATTTCGTGGAAGAGGCGCATGTTGAGCGCGGGCGTGCCGGAGACCTTGACCCTGACCACCTCCTCCGTCTTCCATTTCTCCCTGATCTTCTCCACGACCTCGCGCGTgaccccggcgccgccgacctTGGTCCTCGACTTGACCCTCATGGCCGCGTGCCGCAGGCGCCTGAGCTCGGCAGCGGGGAGCGTCAACTCGGCCATCCACGTCGGCGACCGCGCGGCCCGCGGCGCAGCCtcgggcggcggcatcgggcgCTCCCACGGGAACCGCGCGTCCCCGAGcgcccgcccctcctcctcctccccggcgtaggcggcggcgtcggagtcGAACCCGCCGCGCGCGTTGGGGAGCACGCCGTCGTCGGCGCGGAACACGTCCTCGACGGACCCCCGCGGCgggcgcgccggcgggggcgccgcggccgcctccggGGAGAAGCCGGCgcgctggaggcggcggaggatgagGGCCATGGTGGAGCGGCCCGAGGAGCGGCTGGTGCCGACGGCGCCCTCGTCGTCGGAgtcggaggagggcgagggcTCCGGGCGGAGGTCGAGCGCGGAGgccggcgcgcggaggcggccgcgcTGGCCGGCGCGGGACCAGGCGGAGAGCCACgggtaggaggaggaggaggaggaggaggaggaggaggaggaggaggcggaggtggagagGGGGCGGGaggagatgaggaggaggcagaggcgaggtgggtggcggaggtggcaggccgccgccggggaggacgcca
This genomic interval from Panicum virgatum strain AP13 chromosome 8K, P.virgatum_v5, whole genome shotgun sequence contains the following:
- the LOC120644789 gene encoding CRM-domain containing factor CFM3, chloroplastic/mitochondrial-like, which encodes MAAAAMASSPAAACHLRHPPRLCLLLISSRPLSTSASSSSSSSSSSSSSYPWLSAWSRAGQRGRLRAPASALDLRPEPSPSSDSDDEGAVGTSRSSGRSTMALILRRLQRAGFSPEAAAAPPPARPPRGSVEDVFRADDGVLPNARGGFDSDAAAYAGEEEEGRALGDARFPWERPMPPPEAAPRAARSPTWMAELTLPAAELRRLRHAAMRVKSRTKVGGAGVTREVVEKIREKWKTEEVVRVKVSGTPALNMRLFHEILERKTGGLVIWRSGTSVSLYRGIDYDEAESAKGSNKVSQSLGMKPSVKGSPSSSLRPAEKVDSAQDSNGTLIANTGKEEIVEQAPEIKYEDEIDKLLDELGPRYSDWPGSDPLPVDADLLPATIPGYKPPFRVLPYSVRPSLSRRDMTNLRRLARGLPPHFALGRSRQLQGLANAMVKLWEKSSIAKIALKRGVQLTTSERMAEDIKKLTGGVMLSRNNEYIVFYRGKDFLSSELAEVLLERERLAKSIQDEEEARLKAVSSFSSSIDAYVQPTLAGTLEETLEANSKYGNKLDEDHPDKMARTVAAARHADLVRKLEWKLALAQKKMDKAERVLGKVETALNPTEGSKPPETITDEERFMFRKLGLRMKAFLLLGRRGVFDGTIENMHLHWKYRELVKILVKSKSFTEVKQTALSLEAESGGILVSVDKVSKGYAIVVFRRKNYKRPSTLRPRNLLSKRKALARSIELQRHQALSRHFAKLNKKVEQLKAELVQMEGVKEQGDEELYAKLDSAYSSDEEDMEDEDDEAYLKRFDNKVAGATAEGGTSLDGSDSNDPVYDEANYPDSKDEAGDFYPGEVDDDDDSFDSEDAEEDEPAGAPDGDFRSEKADFEFSAREYRLEGGQIGECSTAREARNSHADEQPTELLNTNHL